In Streptomyces sp. NBC_00344, the genomic window GGTGCCCAACCGGGAGCGGGCGCGAATGTACGGGTTCATCCTCGGCGGTGAACTCGTCGGCACGGGCCTGGGGCTTGCCGTCTCCGGTGCCGTCGCTTCGGCCCTCGGCTGGCGGTTCGCCTTCTGGTGGCTGGCCATCCCGAGCGGTGTACTCGTATGGGCGCTCAGCCGCCTGCCCGAGCCGGAAAGGGGCGGGCAGGTAAAGCCGCAGCCGGCAGGCGAAGCCGGGACGGACGCCCCGCGGGAGCGCGGCGAATCCCCTCCGGAACCGGTGCGCGGGCTGGCCGAGCAAGCTGCCGAACGGGCCGGCGTACGCCCCGTCGGGCAACGTGTACTGCGGGACGACCCCCGGCAGTTCTCCCCGTGGCGCGCCATCCGATATGTGCTGCGGGTTCCCACGAATCTCGTTCTGATCGTCGCCTCGGGCCTGGGCTACTTCTTCTTCAGCGGAATGCGTGCTTTCGCCCCTCTGTTCGCCACGGAGCACTACGGCGTAAGCACGGCACTCGCCACCCAACTGGTGCTGGTGGTGGGCATCGGCGCGCTGGCGGGGGTGCTCGTCGGAGGACGGGTGGCCGATCGTCTGATGCGCCGGGGCCGCGCCAACGCCCGCGTCCTGGTTCCGACCGTGTGTCTGCTGGCCGTGCCGATTCTGCTGGCGCCGGCCACCCTTCTCACCTCGCTGCTGGTCGCGCTGCCGCTGCTGATGGGCGGGCTGTTCCTGCTGGGCGCGGTGAACCCGCCGCTGGACGCCGCGAGGCTGGACATCATGCATCCCTATCTGTGGGGGACGGCGGAGGGTGTACGGACCCTGCTGCGCACGCTCTGCGAGGCGGCGGCACCCACTGCCTTCGGATACGTGTCGGAGCACGCGTTCGGCGGCGGCGGAGCGGCGCTGGACCGCACACTGCTGCTCTTCCTCCTCCCGCTGATCGCGGCCGGCCTCCTGGGGACGCTTGCCCTGCGCACCTACCCGCGTGATGTGGCAACGGCCGACGCATCCGCCAGGGGGATCGCACGGCGTAGCGACGACAGCGCTCCTTGAGTGCCGACACGGTCACAGCCGCCGGGTAGCCGGGCAGGTGCAGCTACGAGATCGAAGCCCATCACCGGTTCGAACGCACCCTCGATACCTGCGGAGCCTCTGGCCCGCACGCGGAGGTGTACGGAAGCCGGCCCACGCCGTCGCCGAGCCGGACGTCAGACCGTCAAGGGCGGGGGAAGGCTCAGGAGGCCGGAGTGGGCGGGGGCATCTCCTGCTCGGTCCAGATCGGGGGTCGAAGGTGCCGTACGGACAACCCACGGTCAGCTCCTCTTCGCGCGGGAGTTCTCCGAGGTCGAGGCCGGAACGCTCGTTGGCGAGGCGCGCGACCGTGTCGTTGAGCCGGGCCAGCAGCTCGTCGCATTCGAGATCCAGCGAGGACAGTGAGTGGATGGCGGTTCGTATCTGCCCCATGGCCGTGGTCGCCTGGATACCTTTCCCCGAGTGACGGCCGACGGTGAAGGCCACACGGGGTGGACGATGAGGTGGGGCCGCAGCCGAGCCCGCTGGCCCCAGGCTCCCTGCTTCACACAACGCGCAGACAGCGCAGGTCAGTTGCTGCCACGGGGGAAGCAGTCACCAGGCTGCCTCCCGCCGCCACTCGCTCGGATGGGTTCCGGGTACGGACGGCTACTGCCCCCCCCACCCCCACCACACACACGAAGATCGCGAACACGAAGACCGCATGTGACCTCGGCCGGCGGCAGCCGCCCGATCAGCGCCGCAACCTGCGCAGGAACACCACCGACGTCTGAAGGGCAGGTCACCACTGTTGCCGGCCGAGAGGGAGGTACGGTGCACATCTGTCCCGTCTCCCGCAGATTGGTGGAGCGCAGCACGACCCTCGGCTCGGACATGCCGGGCCGACACCCGAGGAACCGCGGACACCGGAGGCCTCCGCCGCCGAGCGCAGGGAACGCGCTCGCACCGGCCGGGGGAACCGGCGTCCGTGCGGGGGCGCGCCTCCCGGGAGCAGCTTCTCCCAACCCCTGAGAACCTCCCGGGCCAGGTCGCCCGGTGGTCCGCATGATGGCCGGCCAGGGACGCAGCGATGAGTCCTTCCGGCCCGGAGAGTCAGAGTCTCACCACCGTTGACGACAACACAGGAGGAACAGGTGGCTCAGCTGCTGAGAGTCCAGAACTTCAATGTCTCGAGTGACGGAATCGGTGCCGGTGAGGACCAGAGCCTCGAGCGACCGTTCGGTCACGTCGATCCCGAGAGGATGTTTGCCTGGGCCGGAGCCACGGCCAGTTGGCCCATGCGCACCGACTCCGGGGGGAGCCGTGGCCTCGATGACTACTTCACGCGGGACTTCGCGCGCAACATCGGCGCCGAGATCATGGGCCGAAACAAGTTCGGACCCGACCGAGGGCCCTGGCACGACCATGAGTGGCGCGGCTGGTGGGGTGACGAGCCCCCGTTCCACACCCCGGTGTTCGTCATGACCCATCACGAGCGTCCATCGTTCGCGCTCTCCGACACCACGTTCCACTTCGTCGGCGGCGATCCGGCGACAGTCCTCGAGCAGGCGCGGAAGGCGGCGCAGGGCAAGGACGTCCGACTCGGCGGCGGGGTCACCACCGTTCGGCAGTTCCTTGACGCCGACCTCGTCGACACCATGCATGTGGCGGTCTCGCAGGTGAAGCTCGGGTCCGGATTGCGACTCTGGGAGTCACCCGATGAGCTGCTCGACCGGTTCCACCTCGAGGTCGTGCCCAGCCCGAGCGGCGTGACACACCACCTGTTCTGGCGGAAGTGACGCGATAGCCCACTCGGGGAACTCAGCACGGCCGAAGCCCCGTGGTCGATCGTGAGTTGCGAGCGAGTTACCGGTACCGCCCCAGTATTGGTCCACAGGCAGGTCCAGCCTACGCATCCGCTGGAGCCTGAGCCGGGCCCGCCCCGTGGCATGCCACGGGGCGGGCCCGGTGCGCCTCCAGGCCTCTGGCCTGCTGAATCAGACCTCCTCGGGACGCGGATCCGCTCCCTGCGCGCACGCCGTGCGTGTTGAAGCGCCACTCGGGTACTCATTGTGGAACGGTGAGCTGCCGTCATCCAGGACCCCGTAAGCGGAGGGAACGCCCGCGAAGAAGGCGGCCTCCACCCGCCCGGTCCCGGCGACTTGATCGGAGCCCTGT contains:
- a CDS encoding MFS transporter, whose amino-acid sequence is MGGGARVRIVLVLGGALALSGADNGAVAAIAVPLKDDLGINNTQIGLLLSVVTLAGALCTLPVGLLTDRVSRTRLLALSSALWGVATFMSGFAPSYTWLLVSRAALGAVSATAGPTVASLIGDLVPNRERARMYGFILGGELVGTGLGLAVSGAVASALGWRFAFWWLAIPSGVLVWALSRLPEPERGGQVKPQPAGEAGTDAPRERGESPPEPVRGLAEQAAERAGVRPVGQRVLRDDPRQFSPWRAIRYVLRVPTNLVLIVASGLGYFFFSGMRAFAPLFATEHYGVSTALATQLVLVVGIGALAGVLVGGRVADRLMRRGRANARVLVPTVCLLAVPILLAPATLLTSLLVALPLLMGGLFLLGAVNPPLDAARLDIMHPYLWGTAEGVRTLLRTLCEAAAPTAFGYVSEHAFGGGGAALDRTLLLFLLPLIAAGLLGTLALRTYPRDVATADASARGIARRSDDSAP
- a CDS encoding SpoIIE family protein phosphatase — translated: MAFTVGRHSGKGIQATTAMGQIRTAIHSLSSLDLECDELLARLNDTVARLANERSGLDLGELPREEELTVGCPYGTFDPRSGPSRRCPRPLRPPEPSPALDGLTSGSATAWAGFRTPPRAGQRLRRYRGCVRTGDGLRSRSCTCPATRRL
- a CDS encoding dihydrofolate reductase family protein codes for the protein MAQLLRVQNFNVSSDGIGAGEDQSLERPFGHVDPERMFAWAGATASWPMRTDSGGSRGLDDYFTRDFARNIGAEIMGRNKFGPDRGPWHDHEWRGWWGDEPPFHTPVFVMTHHERPSFALSDTTFHFVGGDPATVLEQARKAAQGKDVRLGGGVTTVRQFLDADLVDTMHVAVSQVKLGSGLRLWESPDELLDRFHLEVVPSPSGVTHHLFWRK